One region of Syntrophobacter fumaroxidans MPOB genomic DNA includes:
- a CDS encoding MlaE family ABC transporter permease, producing the protein MSESAAHERSESTTILFLRHLTSIAYLFRDTMRWAIVKPLQGKPLRLRAALIQMDEVGVKSIPIVALVSFVIGIILVLQTAYQLEKFGAINYAASLAGVALTREMAPLLTAIVVAGRVSAAFTAELGTMLVTEEILALEVMAINPVAYLVVPRFIAMLVMLPCLTVLADLIGMIGGYAVGTTAVGIRSSLYIQNTIDALLLKDILTGLTKSVVFAGIIAMVGCYMAFVVRGGAEGVGKATMISVVTSLISIILADCFFTTVFYLFF; encoded by the coding sequence GTGAGTGAATCGGCTGCCCATGAACGCTCCGAGAGCACAACGATTCTTTTCCTGCGGCATTTGACCAGTATCGCCTACCTCTTTCGGGACACCATGCGATGGGCGATCGTCAAGCCGTTGCAGGGCAAACCTCTGCGTCTCAGGGCGGCGCTGATCCAGATGGATGAGGTGGGGGTGAAGTCGATTCCTATCGTTGCGCTGGTGTCCTTCGTGATCGGCATCATTCTCGTGCTTCAGACCGCCTACCAGCTGGAAAAATTCGGGGCGATCAACTATGCGGCCAGCCTCGCCGGCGTGGCCCTAACCCGGGAAATGGCGCCTCTGCTGACGGCGATCGTTGTTGCCGGGCGGGTCAGCGCGGCCTTCACGGCGGAGCTCGGGACCATGCTCGTCACCGAGGAAATCCTGGCGCTGGAAGTCATGGCGATCAATCCCGTCGCCTACCTGGTCGTGCCGCGGTTCATCGCCATGCTGGTAATGCTTCCGTGCCTCACCGTTCTCGCAGACCTGATCGGCATGATCGGCGGCTACGCCGTGGGCACGACGGCGGTGGGGATTCGTTCCTCGCTTTATATCCAGAATACGATTGACGCGCTGCTGCTCAAGGATATCCTCACGGGATTGACCAAGAGCGTGGTCTTTGCCGGCATCATCGCCATGGTCGGTTGCTACATGGCTTTCGTGGTGCGTGGAGGTGCCGAAGGGGTGGGCAAGGCCACCATGATTTCCGTGGTGACGTCCCTGATCAGCATCATCCTGGCGGATTGTTTTTTCACCACCGTTTTCTATCTCTTTTT
- a CDS encoding STAS domain-containing protein has protein sequence MKIEVARRNARVFVMSLEGELDMSNSPDVRNALLPLFKDEPTHIVVDLSRVPYVDSSGIATFVEGLQLSRKNNVRFTLAGATPAVEAVFDLAYLKNVFEMIPSLEGLFEGEGKA, from the coding sequence GTGAAAATTGAGGTCGCAAGAAGAAATGCCCGGGTTTTCGTCATGAGCCTGGAAGGGGAGTTGGACATGAGCAACTCGCCGGACGTCAGGAACGCTCTGCTGCCCCTCTTCAAGGACGAACCGACGCACATCGTCGTCGACCTGTCACGGGTTCCCTACGTGGACAGTTCCGGAATCGCTACTTTTGTGGAGGGTCTTCAGCTTTCCCGCAAGAACAACGTCCGCTTCACCCTGGCCGGGGCCACTCCCGCGGTCGAGGCCGTGTTCGATTTGGCCTATTTGAAGAATGTCTTCGAAATGATTCCCAGCCTGGAGGGGCTCTTTGAAGGAGAAGGAAAGGCGTGA
- a CDS encoding ATP-binding protein: MSLLQLSGPVILDIPTDPASLFLVRGVVERLAQRMDYPPEDVNRMVLAVDEACTNVIRHAYANSPDKRIVITFTAHEDRLEIGIRDFGIPADPDGFAPRDLQEVKPGGLGLHFIRSAMDEITYDIPADGGMLLRLVKYRTHREEPRK; this comes from the coding sequence ATGTCCTTGCTGCAACTCAGTGGTCCGGTTATTCTTGACATTCCGACCGATCCGGCGTCGCTCTTCCTGGTGCGGGGGGTTGTGGAACGGTTGGCCCAACGCATGGACTATCCGCCCGAGGACGTCAACCGGATGGTGCTGGCGGTGGATGAAGCCTGCACCAATGTGATTCGCCACGCCTACGCGAACAGCCCGGACAAGAGGATTGTCATCACCTTCACCGCCCACGAGGATCGACTCGAGATCGGTATCAGGGACTTCGGGATTCCGGCGGACCCGGATGGTTTCGCACCGCGGGATCTCCAGGAAGTCAAGCCCGGCGGGCTGGGACTGCACTTTATCAGGAGCGCGATGGATGAGATCACCTACGACATCCCTGCCGATGGAGGGATGTTGCTCAGGCTCGTCAAATACAGAACCCACAGGGAGGAGCCCAGGAAGTGA
- a CDS encoding PP2C family protein-serine/threonine phosphatase, with protein sequence MESGTREPEGLHAAEMERYRERIDNLRECFRTSALINSTLELDEVLENIMTTSRSILKADACSLMLVDEATDELVFAVAQGPVAGKLKAGFRLRKGDGIAGHVFQTGKPLLIEDVYRDARFHQEFDRKTGYRTHSMLCVPLKIKDRVIGVSQVINRLDGTSFVAEDEETLGLLCDHAAIAIENARMHRDLLRKQQMESDLAFATSIQLSFLPQSIPEMPGYTFHAHYRPALAIGGDFYDFIPLGGDRLGILIGDVSGKGVASALCMAKLMSDFRLLAVREKEPAILMRQMNRLLFEQSRRGMFVTLLYMVLDSSDSRIDYVNAGHIPPVLWNEAGGEFVPVRGVGGPPLGILDDCAYVSRSLRLKRGDRLLLFTDGLVDAKSACGERFGWERVQAAVCPARGGIAEVHRRLMDALNEFVGQCPPADDTTMVLIGVGKP encoded by the coding sequence ATGGAATCGGGAACACGGGAGCCCGAAGGCCTGCATGCCGCGGAAATGGAGCGGTACCGCGAGCGCATCGATAACCTTAGGGAATGTTTCAGAACATCCGCTCTGATCAATTCGACACTGGAGCTGGACGAGGTTCTCGAAAACATCATGACCACGTCCCGGTCCATCCTGAAGGCGGATGCCTGTAGTCTCATGCTGGTCGACGAAGCCACGGACGAGCTGGTGTTCGCGGTGGCGCAGGGACCAGTGGCCGGGAAACTGAAAGCGGGCTTCCGGTTGCGCAAAGGGGACGGCATTGCGGGCCACGTGTTCCAGACCGGCAAGCCGCTGCTCATCGAAGACGTCTACCGCGACGCCCGGTTTCACCAGGAGTTCGACCGCAAGACCGGCTACCGGACACACTCGATGCTGTGCGTGCCGCTGAAGATCAAGGACCGCGTCATCGGGGTCTCCCAGGTCATCAACCGCCTGGACGGAACGTCCTTTGTGGCGGAGGACGAGGAAACGCTGGGGTTGCTGTGCGATCATGCGGCCATTGCCATCGAGAACGCGCGCATGCACCGGGACCTTTTGCGCAAACAGCAGATGGAGAGCGACCTCGCTTTCGCCACGAGCATTCAGTTGAGTTTCCTGCCCCAGAGTATTCCGGAGATGCCCGGGTACACGTTTCATGCCCACTACCGGCCCGCCCTCGCGATAGGGGGAGACTTCTACGATTTCATCCCGCTCGGTGGAGACCGCCTGGGCATTCTCATCGGAGACGTCTCGGGCAAGGGGGTCGCTTCGGCGCTGTGCATGGCCAAGCTGATGTCCGACTTCCGCCTGCTGGCGGTCCGCGAAAAGGAGCCGGCCATCCTGATGCGGCAGATGAATCGGCTTTTGTTCGAACAGAGCCGCCGGGGAATGTTCGTCACGCTGCTGTACATGGTCCTGGATTCCTCGGATTCGAGAATCGATTACGTCAACGCGGGGCATATTCCGCCGGTGCTCTGGAACGAGGCGGGCGGGGAATTTGTTCCGGTTCGGGGAGTAGGCGGCCCTCCCCTCGGAATCCTGGACGACTGCGCCTACGTTTCCAGGAGCCTGCGGTTGAAGCGGGGGGATCGCCTGCTGCTGTTTACGGACGGCCTCGTCGATGCGAAAAGCGCGTGCGGGGAGCGGTTCGGCTGGGAACGAGTGCAGGCGGCGGTATGTCCGGCACGCGGTGGGATCGCGGAAGTGCACCGTCGCCTGATGGATGCCTTGAACGAGTTCGTGGGGCAGTGTCCTCCGGCGGACGACACAACCATGGTTCTGATAGGGGTCGGGAAACCATAA